The following DNA comes from Musa acuminata AAA Group cultivar baxijiao chromosome BXJ1-4, Cavendish_Baxijiao_AAA, whole genome shotgun sequence.
GCTAAGCCAATTAGAACTGGAAGAATTGCTGGCAGTTAGAGAGATGTTGTATTCTGAACAAACCTGAATATCAAACATCGAATCTGGGCTGACAATATAGCCTGTTCTCTGTCTTATGAGTGAAACAACCTTCATTTTGTTGCTTTTTTTAGCAGCTCTCCACTCTGAATGGAGATCCTCATCGTCAGCAAACTGTCAGAAATTGTACTCATGTCAGATAAtgtaaagaaaaatgaaaaatgatGGTTCAACAATATCTGCAGAATCCCCTGGACAAAGATTAATTGTTGGATGATTCACAAGAACTAGAGCACCAATTCAAGACCAAAATCATAGCATCTGTGATGGTACATTTCTGaacagagaggaagaagaaagtgtTCCCATCACAAATTGATGGAAAacgatgtatatataaatatgcttCAAAAATCTGAAAACTAAATATGAAACAAGAACAGAGAAAAAGGGTTTGCAGAATCTGAGAAGCTAACTTAAGGAAATGAAACAGAATGTTGAAGAAATAACAAGCAGATAAAAAGTTGAAACAAGTTACAGAAGGATTTAAAAGAATAAATTAGATGAGCATGGAAAGGATGATACAAACAAGAGTCATGGCTCCATGAAAAGGAGATATGTGAATTCCAGAAGCTAGAGACTAGTTATTTTCCCACCAGTCTCAAATTCAGAATAGATATCTGATGAGTACATATTAGTGAGCTGGCAAATTGTTTAGCAAAAGAAAGCCAAGTTTAATTAAGCCAGCTACCATTACCTTTCTAAGTTCTTCGAGTTTCTCAGTGTTCAGAACCCAATCATCCGTACCAATCCACTTAGTTAATATACTACTGAGTTCAGGATTGCAAAACCTAATCCAGCGCCGAGGAGTCACACCATTTGTTTTGTTTTGAAACTTTTCAGGCCATAACTGCAATAAAAATGACAATGCTCATTTATGTCATCAGTTGCATGTTCCATCCAAATAGACAAGCAATAGAAACAAGCAAAACCAGCAAGTGTGATTGAGTTACCATAGTGGCATCAGCTGACTtgcaacaataaaaaatattgaaacaATGAACTTACAATATTTACCTTGTAGAAACTGTTGAAAACATCTTGTTTAACAATCTCACTATGAATTTCAGCAACCCCGTTCACCCCATGTCCGCCGACAACACAAAGATTAGCCATACGAATCATCTTAGGTAATTTTGGATTTGACTTCCAAAAGGATGGCTCTTCACCTTCAGAATCCTCTTCCTCTGGTTCAACTTCCTCAAACTCAGCTTTTTCATCCAGGAGCACACCAGAAGGCTTTAGAGGTTTCCCTAGTGGTGCTTGTTTAGGTTTAATAGGGATGTCCTTTCGGGTTTCTTTCAAAGTTTTTTTCAGGGATTCTTTTGAAGTTCCCTGGGGGGTCTCTTTCAAAGTTGCTTCTGAAGTTTCTTTTGGGGTTTCTTCCTTTGGTTTATAAAACAATTTCTGAACAGATTCTGGAAAGTCAACATTGTCTAAGATCCTCGTATCTTTCAATTTCTTCTCCAAAAGCACGAGATCTTCTTTTCCATTTTCTAAGATGATGAAGTTGATCAACTGTTTATATCGATGAACACAAATTATCAATGACCTCAAGCAATGTAACAATAATTTTCATGTCTATTTAAATGAAAATTCAAACTATACCTCCTCATCTATCATTTCTATGATCTCAACATGTCGCGGAAGTAGCTTCTGCATCAGCTCCAAACTCCACTTCTCCAAAGCTTCAGGAAGAACTGTGTGGTTTGTATATGCCATGGTTCTGAAAGGGTAAAGTTAGCAATCACAGTACAGATGACATTAGTACCTTTCGTATATAAAATTAAGTTGTTCCAACCATCAAGTTACTCAAAAATCACATCTAGTAGCTGACCATATCTTTTTTATGATAGATTTCTGTGCATGTTCATCTTGTCTATTTCGCGCCAAGAAGCATACAACCATATATAGAGTGTTATTTATGTCCTACCTTGGGAAAACTAAGCATCCTGCTGAACATTCTACATATAGtcctatatatttttatataattatactGCCAGTAGTAGTGTTTTTTTCTGCAAACAAAAATTAGGAAAGAACTTAGATTTAGGAAATTTAAGACAGGAAAGTACCTCTGTGTAATTTTCCAAGCTTCATTCCAGGTCAAACCTTTCACATCAATCAGTATCCTCATTAACTCTGGAATGCAGAGTGTAGGGTGAGTATCATTCATTTGGACTGCAACTTTTGTAGGAAATTCTTTCCAATTAACAGAATTTCCAGATCTCCTCTCAAAACATGCAATGATATCTTGAAGAGAGGCTGAACAAAGTGTATACTGTTGTTTCAAACGAAGAATTTTTCCCTCCATAGACTCATCTCCAGGATACAATATATAGCATATCTGAAACAAAccccacatatcataaatgtaaagaGGGGAACATGAAATTAAATAGAACATATGTTTCCCACTGATAATGTTAATATAATTTAACTATACTATTTTTGAACATAAAGTAAATAATGTAATCAACATAATGCAACCACAATCAGTAAGAATGAAAACTGTTCATTAGATTTCAACTAGAAGTTCAAATAAATACCATGTGTGGTGGATTTGAATAAGTCCCTTGACATGATTTAGAGGGGAAAAGAAACTATGCCAGAAATATCTGGGACTTACGAAAATAAATGCTTTACACATTAAGCAATCAACATACTAGTCCTTTAAAACCTTTTGGAGGTATACATCAAAGACATGTGATTTTAAGATTTCATCCCATCGAAGTAACATCATATTTCATGCTTCAAGGGTTAGAAGAACCCAGGGATACAAGTTTAAAAATTAACTTTTCAGGAAAAAATATGTGAGAAATCCTTAACTATAAAAAATAACTGATCAAAGAaattttgataaatctatttgaGGAAGTCTATACAAATTCAGATCCTGATTTAATTCATATATTCGATAATTACTGTAATGATttcctaaaattttaaaaaaaacttcTGTGAGTGATAATGCATAAAAGAGTGGCTACAGAGAAATCAACAGTCTTAAAAGCTGCCTCAGAAGCTTTGAAACGAAATAAACCTTTTCAGCATTTTGTTGTGCCTCAGAAGCTTTGGCATGATGTCCAGCATTAAAAGCTGCCAAATCAAAATCTTCTGATGGTACTTTTGTTGACCAGAGGCGCAAGTTGATTGTGCTTTTAGTCTTGTACCCAGGTATTGGTACATCATAGGCAACGGCTTTTATATTCTCTCCACCAATCCAATGCTTCTTTCCATCTGAACCAATGATCACTTTGCCATAAAATTTCACAGGGTATGAGACATCGTTTCGTACAATTTCCCAGGGATTTCCCATCTACAACAAGAATATTTTATTTAGGAAAACCAATAAGCTTTTGTTATGGATCTAGTGTATAGAAATAAGGCTCCAACTTCAAATAACAATAGAATGATCTTACCTAGGTATTCCTGTAAACAGAGGAGAAAATAGAAACAGAATGATGTACATAGGACTATAGGAGTTGCAAGAGACATACCTCAAGCCAATTTTCTGCAACTTCCTCCTGACCATCTTTTGTGATGTTCTGCTTAAACAAACCATATCTGTATCTTAGTCCATATCCCCAAGCTGGATAATTCAATGTTGCCAAGGAATCTAAAAAACATGAAGCTAGACGTCCTAGACCACCATTGCCAAGTGCAGCATCTGGTTCCTGCAGACAATTATTGATCGCATTTTAGAAGTCCTGAGTGAGAAACAAGAGAGGCATTTACCATCAAGCTTGCTTCCTTTAGAAGGACATCATCAAATACATCACAAAAATATTACGTGGCTCTGAACCAATATTATTAAGGCAATGGGAAACATGTGTAAGGTAATGGAGAAGTCATACACCATCTGTGATATGTACTGAAATTTGTCTAACCTGCTCGGCAACATTCTCAAGATTGTGTCCAAGCTGTCTCAATGCATCTGCATAATGGCCTGTTAGCTCTAGATTACCAATTGCATTTAACAGTGCTCGTCCCTACAGAAGTGGATGAGAGAACGATGAACAAAATCAATAACATGAGAATGAAAGTTTGATTGTAGTGAATACTAGAAGTCAATTATCAAACCTGCAAAAATTCCATGGAGAGATAGTAGGCCTGTTTCACATTCATCTTTTCATAGTACTCATAAGTGGCATTCCAGTTTATTATTATTGCATCACGAACACTTTCTGCAGTAGCAATGTATGCCTTGGGAAGCTCAAAAAGTTCAGGAGAGAATGAGGGTGTGAATTCAGCATGATACTTGATACTTGATGCTACAGTGGAGGCGTTATATGCAGAATAGTTCAAGGCACTTGCAACACCTAAAAGATAAAGTTCATTTAGTCCATATGATgcaggaatagaaaataaaacaaCACTCTCAAATATTACATTCAGCATTGAGGTGAAGCAACAAGAAGGCATAATTACATATCTAAATAAGGGAGCACCAGAAGCAGGTCGATTAAGATTCCAGAGAAATTTGGTGGAACGGATAGCATCACAAATTTTAAAAGAAGAGATTGGATCAAGATCAATATTGCCAAACTTGCTTTCCCACCTAAGATCACAAAAGATTCATAAACTCAAATTGTAGAGGCAGATAATGTTGGATtaagatgatattttttattaaaataaaaataatgtttttattttcagttacattctttttttttttcaaatttaggacaataaataaaaatagtaTACACTATGAACAGGAACCTCCTTAAAATCAATTAAAGTTTCAGGTTAATCAGGTGAACTTACCATCCAGAAACTCTCGTAAACAGCTATACTCTAGCATTTACCTTCAAATTCGCTCTTATAGTTTGATCTCCTTTAATCTCTAAGACCGTCAAATACGACCCACGTAGCCAAGACTATGTCGAAAAATCATCTGAACCTTGTACCCTATGTCTCTTCCTATCTGCTTTAATACTAGAGCCGTAACCACTAGCTCAAAAACATTCAGTTCTACCAGTGTATGAATAATATGTGTATGGACTAGACCCACTTTCTCTTTTTACTTTTTCTATGATCCCTTCTATCTTcccctttctctcttcttttctgctCTTTCCGACTGCTTCTTCGT
Coding sequences within:
- the LOC135671918 gene encoding alpha-1,4 glucan phosphorylase L isozyme, chloroplastic/amyloplastic-like, giving the protein MSSSPFPSRSAIYSHLGTIPGSPLLRSSTIVYVPAPFFGGIGRGRRRSRRSISVRSVASDREVKDPVAEGGVASALNYSAYNASTVASSIKYHAEFTPSFSPELFELPKAYIATAESVRDAIIINWNATYEYYEKMNVKQAYYLSMEFLQGRALLNAIGNLELTGHYADALRQLGHNLENVAEQEPDAALGNGGLGRLASCFLDSLATLNYPAWGYGLRYRYGLFKQNITKDGQEEVAENWLEMGNPWEIVRNDVSYPVKFYGKVIIGSDGKKHWIGGENIKAVAYDVPIPGYKTKSTINLRLWSTKVPSEDFDLAAFNAGHHAKASEAQQNAEKICYILYPGDESMEGKILRLKQQYTLCSASLQDIIACFERRSGNSVNWKEFPTKVAVQMNDTHPTLCIPELMRILIDVKGLTWNEAWKITQRTMAYTNHTVLPEALEKWSLELMQKLLPRHVEIIEMIDEELINFIILENGKEDLVLLEKKLKDTRILDNVDFPESVQKLFYKPKEETPKETSEATLKETPQGTSKESLKKTLKETRKDIPIKPKQAPLGKPLKPSGVLLDEKAEFEEVEPEEEDSEGEEPSFWKSNPKLPKMIRMANLCVVGGHGVNGVAEIHSEIVKQDVFNSFYKLWPEKFQNKTNGVTPRRWIRFCNPELSSILTKWIGTDDWVLNTEKLEELRKFADDEDLHSEWRAAKKSNKMKVVSLIRQRTGYIVSPDSMFDIQVKRIHEYKRQLLNILGIVYRYKKMKEMTAEDRISSFVPRVCIFGGKAFATYVQAKRIVKFITDVGATINHDPDIGDLLKVVFIPDYNVSVAEMLIPASELSQHISTAGMEASGTSNMKFAMNGCILIGTLDGANVEIREEVGEDNFFLFGARAHEIADLRTERAEGKFVPDPRFEEVKKFVCSGVFGPGDYDELMGSLEGNEGFGRADYFLVGKDFPSYLECQEKVDEAYQDQKRWTKMSILNTAGSYKFSSDRTIHEYAKDIWDIKPVVLP